In Natrinema amylolyticum, the following are encoded in one genomic region:
- a CDS encoding anaerobic glycerol-3-phosphate dehydrogenase subunit C, with translation MSDAEQPTDDGVSGDDEFEPIQVFPEAEEMDLRPGADNCYKCSTCDTNCPVAEVDDEFPGPKFQGPEQWRLKRQDDQDVDDSVMKCSNCMRCDSACPSDVPLSQMHNTARGEYVEEQMEKLSREYIRNRILANYRRLAPLGSMFPRTTNFVMGLSATQWLGEKVLGITGERDFPEFATETFREWWTKRGGNATSKKRAQKARAKRGDAQVRSDEKRIAYFHGCYANYNTPEVAKALVRVYEHFGYEIMVPDQHCSGTPMFANGMLEDARRSAETNVRELRAAIADGADVVASCSSCSMSLRQEYPELFDFEGTEDVAENTWDAVEYLRVHEDLEGELEDTSVGDEFDDFAYHAPCHARNQGLDGQTTDVLAAIDGVDAHDVGDSCSGISGTYGWKAENYETSMKIGAEMFDHMEESEAKTGLTECPTCSMQMEHGTGYEITHTLEVLEAALVGDATEATAQ, from the coding sequence ATGAGCGACGCAGAACAGCCGACCGACGATGGCGTATCGGGCGACGACGAATTCGAGCCGATCCAGGTGTTCCCCGAGGCAGAGGAGATGGATCTCCGGCCGGGAGCCGATAACTGCTACAAGTGCTCGACCTGCGACACCAACTGTCCCGTCGCCGAGGTCGACGACGAGTTCCCCGGGCCGAAGTTCCAGGGGCCCGAGCAGTGGCGGCTCAAACGCCAGGACGACCAGGACGTCGACGACTCGGTGATGAAATGCTCGAACTGCATGCGCTGTGATAGCGCCTGTCCCTCCGACGTCCCCCTCTCGCAGATGCACAACACCGCTCGAGGCGAGTACGTCGAAGAACAGATGGAGAAGCTCTCGCGGGAGTACATTCGCAACCGAATCCTGGCGAACTACCGGCGACTCGCCCCGCTCGGATCGATGTTCCCGCGGACGACGAACTTCGTGATGGGGCTCTCGGCGACGCAGTGGCTCGGCGAAAAAGTGCTCGGCATTACGGGCGAGCGGGACTTTCCCGAGTTCGCGACGGAGACCTTTCGTGAATGGTGGACGAAACGAGGTGGCAACGCCACCTCGAAAAAGCGAGCGCAGAAGGCGCGAGCAAAGCGCGGCGACGCACAGGTCCGGAGCGACGAGAAGCGCATCGCGTACTTCCACGGCTGCTACGCGAATTACAACACCCCCGAGGTCGCGAAGGCGCTGGTCCGCGTCTACGAGCACTTCGGCTACGAGATCATGGTCCCCGACCAGCACTGCTCGGGGACGCCGATGTTCGCCAACGGGATGCTCGAGGACGCGCGCCGGTCGGCCGAGACGAACGTCCGCGAACTCCGCGCGGCCATCGCGGACGGCGCTGACGTCGTCGCCTCCTGTAGCTCCTGCTCGATGTCGCTGCGCCAGGAGTACCCCGAACTGTTCGACTTCGAGGGCACCGAGGACGTCGCGGAAAACACCTGGGACGCCGTCGAGTACCTCCGGGTTCACGAGGATCTCGAGGGCGAACTCGAGGACACCTCGGTCGGCGACGAGTTCGACGACTTCGCCTACCACGCGCCGTGTCACGCCCGGAACCAGGGGCTCGACGGCCAGACGACCGACGTACTTGCCGCCATCGACGGCGTCGATGCCCACGACGTCGGCGACTCCTGCTCGGGGATTTCCGGCACCTATGGCTGGAAGGCGGAGAATTACGAAACCTCCATGAAAATCGGGGCAGAAATGTTCGACCACATGGAGGAGTCAGAGGCGAAAACGGGACTCACGGAGTGTCCGACCTGTTCGATGCAGATGGAACACGGAACCGGGTACGAGATCACCCACACCCTCGAGGTGCTCGAGGCAGCGCTCGTCGGGGACGCGACGGAGGCGACCGCGCAGTAA
- a CDS encoding Cdc6/Cdc18 family protein, whose product MDLQERIARRRSARTGPHVVVDREQLSPVVHRPEPVGRGPVLEQLLDALEPVFDGELPPPVAVVGPAGSGTSAIVTALFDALNEQFGDSNRTIATTTRGGSTGPVTWFVTVDGRRVESPFAFYRAVLSGISTERVPESGVGTDDLRERLSDRLARSDRRAIVAIDHHDEPETLSAERVRELLAPVADRVATVAVGQRTPDGHRGPTVTVPAYRDHELVDVVTDRASTGLAAGALDHDAVRDLAGWADGNAHDALATLFGAAVLASEADADRIEPAHLERARDDVPEDGVHVSRALALSETRQRVLLALADIESSERPIREIAAAIADRSSLTAGTVKRFLYELADRGVIARVPLPTTDNGSGRRPSTVELRFPTIAFRSLTTSTIPTRGDDTDA is encoded by the coding sequence ATGGATCTCCAGGAGCGCATCGCTCGCCGCCGATCGGCGCGGACGGGGCCGCACGTCGTCGTCGACCGCGAGCAGCTCAGCCCGGTCGTCCACCGGCCGGAACCGGTCGGGCGCGGCCCCGTCTTAGAGCAACTGCTCGACGCGCTCGAGCCGGTCTTCGATGGCGAGCTACCGCCGCCGGTCGCGGTGGTCGGGCCGGCGGGATCGGGAACGTCCGCGATCGTGACGGCCCTGTTCGACGCACTGAACGAGCAGTTCGGCGACTCGAACCGAACGATCGCCACGACGACGCGGGGCGGGAGCACCGGTCCGGTGACGTGGTTCGTCACCGTCGACGGCCGCCGCGTCGAGAGCCCGTTCGCGTTCTACCGGGCCGTGCTGTCCGGCATCTCCACCGAGCGGGTCCCCGAGAGCGGCGTCGGTACCGACGACCTGCGCGAGCGCTTGTCCGACAGACTCGCTCGCTCCGACCGCCGCGCGATCGTCGCGATCGACCACCACGACGAACCGGAGACGCTCAGTGCCGAGCGCGTCCGCGAACTGCTGGCCCCGGTCGCGGACCGCGTCGCCACCGTCGCGGTCGGACAGCGAACGCCCGACGGTCACCGGGGACCCACCGTCACCGTTCCGGCCTACCGAGATCACGAACTCGTTGACGTCGTGACCGACCGCGCCTCGACGGGCCTCGCCGCCGGCGCGCTCGACCACGACGCCGTTCGCGATCTCGCCGGCTGGGCCGACGGAAACGCACACGACGCGCTCGCGACCCTGTTCGGTGCGGCCGTCCTCGCGAGCGAGGCCGACGCGGATCGGATCGAACCGGCCCACCTCGAGCGGGCGCGGGACGACGTACCCGAGGACGGCGTTCACGTGAGCCGAGCGCTCGCGCTCTCGGAGACCCGCCAGCGGGTGTTGCTGGCACTGGCCGATATCGAGTCGAGCGAGCGGCCGATTCGCGAGATCGCGGCGGCGATCGCCGATCGATCGTCGCTGACCGCCGGGACGGTCAAGCGATTCCTGTACGAGCTCGCGGATCGCGGCGTCATCGCCAGAGTTCCATTGCCGACCACCGACAATGGTAGCGGACGACGGCCGAGTACGGTCGAGCTCCGGTTTCCGACGATCGCGTTTCGCTCGCTGACGACGTCCACGATTCCAACCCGCGGCGACGATACCGACGCGTAG